Proteins encoded in a region of the Anopheles ziemanni chromosome 2, idAnoZiCoDA_A2_x.2, whole genome shotgun sequence genome:
- the LOC131284053 gene encoding 17-beta-hydroxysteroid dehydrogenase 13-like, translating to MQSLQNIGQTPYQKALSGKPRSSGSKSNPLNVVKFIAMALLDVLTFFVLLVPLTANAIVELVRRAPKKNVSGWTALVTGGANGLGRDICLQLALSGCHIAVVDLDATGGEQTVADIRKLGVKAHFFKADVTSYDAVSAMKDKVNAKLGPVDILVNNAGVLPLMSLREGTPDDLKKVIETNLLSHLWTLRLFTNDMIERKRGHIVAIASIVSYLPVERLIAYAASKYGVRGLMGSFASELHIEGVDEFVKTTTVYPCFIKTRAELMDALKQLGIKHRVPILQSESVARAIVDGILYNKMHVYLPKVVGPLVGIYENLPFKVGHLMKRILLQTSLPNIMKR from the exons ATGCAAAGTTTACAGAACATCGGACAGACGCCGTACCAGAAGGCGTTGAGTGGAAAACCCCGGAGTTCCGGATCGAAATCCAACCCGCTGAATGTGGTCAAGTTCATCGCAATGGCTTTGCTGGACGTGCTGACGTTCTTCGTGCTGCTGGTTCCACTGACCGCCAATGCCATCGTCGAGCTGGTTCGTCGAGCGCCGAAAAAGAATGTTTCCGGCTGGACGGCCCTCGTGACTGGCGGTGCGAACGGACTCGGACGTGACATCTGCCTCCAGCTGGCCCTGTCCGGATGTCACATCGCCGTCGTCGATCTGGACGCCACCGGCGGTGAGCAGACGGTAGCCGACATTCGGAAGCTCGGAGTCAAAGCGCATTTCTTTAAG GCCGATGTTACCTCGTACGACGCCGTGAGCGCCATGAAGGATAAAGTGAATGCGAAACTCGGACCGGTCGACATTCTGGTCAACAATGCGGGCGTTCTGCCGCTGATGTCCTTGCGCGAGGGTACGCCGGACGATTTGAAGAAAGTGATCGAGACCAATCTGCTTTCACATCTTTGG ACCCTGCGGCTGTTTACCAACGATATGATTGAGCGAAAACGTGGCCACATTGTGGCGATTGCATCGATAGTCT CATACCTGCCAGTCGAACGTCTGATTGCATACGCAGCCTCAAAGTACGGCGTCCGGGGGCTGATGGGTTCGTTCGCTAGCGAGCTGCACATCGAGGGCGTCGACGAATTCGTCAAGACCACCACCGTGTACCCGTGCTTTATCAAAACCCGGGCCGAGCTGATGGACGCACTGAAGCAGCTCGG CATCAAGCATCGAGTTCCCATCCTGCAGTCGGAATCTGTTGCCCGTGCAATCGTGGACGGAATTCTGTACAACAAGATGCACGTGTATCTACCGAAGGTTGTGGGTCCTCTTGTTGGAATTTACGA AAATTTACCCTTCAAGGTGGGTCATCTTATGAAGCGAATCTTACTACAAACTTCGCTGCCGAACATAATGAAACGATAA
- the LOC131284042 gene encoding uncharacterized oxidoreductase YoxD-like, which yields MEGEVPYFTNADEGYVPAKLAERSSKAQPLKLLQFVVRHVIPDTLHFLLQLIPLIVQAVVGLVLPAKKKSIRGQTALVTGGANGLGRALCLRLAREGCHVAVVDIDLPGAQRTAADVRQLGVKSEAFLADIASSEEVDRLRVAVETKLGPVDVLVNNAGLLAVLSLSGGNAADLERIINVNLLSHFWTIRSFLPGMTDRHRGHIVGIASIAAYFPVGRFIPYTVTKYAVRALMEALNSELRMDGLDHELHTTCVYPSLIATRQQFMEMLDSLNFLKRFYVFTPEQVAEQIVTGVLANKREVFVPNILALFCKQFECLPSGLRHLLVRCVMRGKIPKLMSAQENGSKQP from the exons ATGGAAGGCGAAGTGCCCTACTTCACAAACGCAGACGAAGGCTACGTGCCGGCCAAGCTGGCTGAGCGCAGCTCCAAGGCGCAACCATTGAAGTTGTTGCAGTTCGTGGTGCGCCATGTGATTCCGGACACGCTGCACTTCCTTCTGCAGCTGATCCCACTGATTGTGCAGGCAGTGGTCGGGTTGGTGTTGCCGGCAAAAAAGAAGTCGATCCGCGGTCAAACGGCTCTAGTGACCGGCGGTGCGAACGGTCTCGGTCGGGCGCTTTGCCTTCGACTAGCTCGCGAAGGCTGCCATGTGGCCGTCGTCGACATCGATCTGCCGGGTGCGCAGAGGACGGCGGCGGATGTGCGCCAGCTTGGCGTGAAGTCGGAAGCGTTCCTGGCGGACATCGCCAGCAGCGAGGAGGTGGACCGGTTGCGGGTTGCAGTCGAGACCAAGCTAGGCCCCGTCGACGTGCTGGTCAATAATGCTGGTCTGCTGGCGGTACTGTCGCTCAGCGGAGGCAACGCCGCCGACCTCGAGCGGATTATCAACGTGAACCTGCTTTCGCATTTTTGG ACAATTCGCTCATTTTTACCCGGCATGACCGATCGACACCGTGGACACATCGTGGGGATTGCTTCGATAGCGG CCTACTTTCCGGTGGGACGCTTCATTCCATACACCGTGACTAAGTATGCCGTCCGCGCACTAATGGAGGCGCTAAACAGCGAGCTTCGGATGGACGGACTTGACCACGAGCTGCACACAACCTGCGTCTATCCGTCGTTGATAGCCACGCGCCAACAGTTTATGGAGATGTTGGACAGTTTAAA CTTCCTCAAGCGGTTCTATGTGTTCACACCGGAGCAGGTTGCCGAGCAGATTGTCACCGGCGTCCTGGCCAACAAGCGGGAAGTGTTCGTGCCAAACATTTTGGCTCTATTTTGCAAGCAGTTCGA ATGTCTACCGTCTGGCCTGCGGCACTTGCTGGTGCGCTGCGTAATGCGAGGGAAAATACCGAAGCTAATGTCGGCCCAAGAAAATGGCTCCAAACAACCTTGA